One genomic window of Anaeromyxobacter diazotrophicus includes the following:
- the gltC gene encoding adventurous gliding motility protein GltC translates to MTPHLLRSLALAAAAAVLAGALPASAQLGMDLVPDEKKAQDKKAQPKKAPEAKRPPAPTTLPELDIGAAGAKKGEAPRRMAAANQVFQRGDFDTAALAYDAILRDPALSEAHDEARYQLAKSLYRLGLYHSSLAQLDLILQRGPQGTKYFHNALEWLFQVGKKTVNEDVIVNEVARYANGAFPPSSQDAFTYLLARYSYERGHALDEAGRPAEAKKAYDEVRRLTVQVRPEAGARPPAHPAGDEPRLDEADLYARARFLDGLVQYAEGNGQSAVESFKEVVRLTNPKRGRAPDPRVREQAFLQLARIHYEHKQNRYAIFYYDKMPWGGDSWLEGLWEASYAHYRIGDYEKALGNLLTLQSPYFRDAWFPESWILKAIIYYENCRYPEARAILDEFHGGYEGLLAELDRITGQRSQPAAFYDLLEDAERGRAQGSAQLRRILKLALTDRDVKRLHDTILEVEGEMDRGLGGRREAFRGSSLAKDLRAQLEAERGRLVDEAGARARAKLEYERDALKDLLQQALRIKIEVSRQERQALEGALTRGGPVDVLKDYRYSTAVSDEHLYWPYDGEFWRDELGTYTYTLTKGCRDVAAREAR, encoded by the coding sequence GAGAAGAAGGCGCAGGACAAGAAGGCCCAGCCGAAGAAGGCGCCCGAGGCGAAGCGCCCGCCGGCGCCCACCACGCTCCCCGAGCTCGACATCGGCGCAGCCGGGGCGAAGAAGGGCGAGGCGCCGCGCCGGATGGCGGCGGCGAACCAGGTGTTCCAGCGCGGCGACTTCGACACCGCCGCGCTCGCCTACGACGCCATCCTCCGCGACCCGGCGCTCTCCGAGGCGCACGACGAGGCGCGCTACCAGCTCGCGAAGAGCCTGTACCGGCTTGGGCTGTACCACTCCTCGCTGGCGCAGCTCGACCTCATCCTCCAGCGCGGCCCCCAGGGCACGAAGTACTTCCACAACGCGCTCGAGTGGCTGTTCCAGGTGGGCAAGAAGACCGTCAACGAGGACGTCATCGTCAACGAGGTGGCCCGCTACGCGAACGGCGCGTTCCCGCCCTCCTCGCAGGACGCCTTCACGTACCTCCTCGCGCGGTACTCCTACGAGCGCGGCCACGCGCTCGACGAGGCCGGCCGCCCGGCCGAGGCGAAGAAGGCGTACGACGAGGTGCGCCGCCTCACGGTGCAGGTGCGGCCCGAGGCGGGAGCGCGGCCGCCCGCGCACCCGGCCGGCGACGAGCCGCGCCTCGACGAGGCCGACCTGTACGCGCGCGCCCGCTTCCTGGACGGGCTCGTCCAGTACGCCGAGGGGAACGGCCAGTCGGCGGTGGAGTCGTTCAAGGAGGTGGTGCGGCTCACGAACCCGAAGCGCGGCCGCGCCCCCGACCCCCGCGTCCGCGAGCAGGCGTTCCTGCAGCTCGCCCGCATCCACTACGAGCACAAGCAGAACCGCTACGCGATCTTCTACTACGACAAGATGCCGTGGGGCGGCGACAGCTGGCTCGAGGGGCTGTGGGAGGCCTCCTACGCGCACTACCGCATCGGCGACTACGAGAAGGCGCTCGGCAACCTCCTCACGCTCCAGTCGCCCTACTTCCGCGACGCCTGGTTCCCCGAGTCCTGGATCCTGAAGGCCATCATCTACTACGAGAACTGCCGCTACCCCGAGGCGCGCGCGATCCTCGACGAGTTCCACGGTGGGTACGAGGGTCTCCTGGCCGAGCTCGACCGGATCACCGGCCAGCGCAGCCAGCCCGCGGCCTTCTACGATCTGCTCGAGGACGCCGAGCGGGGGCGCGCCCAGGGCTCCGCCCAGCTGCGCCGCATCCTGAAGCTCGCCCTCACCGACCGCGACGTGAAGCGGCTCCACGACACCATCCTCGAGGTCGAGGGTGAGATGGACCGCGGGCTGGGCGGCCGCCGCGAGGCGTTCCGCGGCTCGTCGCTGGCGAAGGACCTCCGCGCCCAGCTCGAGGCCGAGCGCGGCCGGCTGGTGGACGAGGCCGGCGCCCGCGCCCGCGCCAAGCTCGAGTACGAGCGCGACGCCCTGAAGGACCTGCTGCAGCAGGCGCTCCGCATCAAGATCGAGGTCTCGCGCCAGGAGCGCCAGGCGCTCGAGGGGGCGCTGACCCGCGGCGGCCCGGTGGACGTCCTGAAGGACTACCGCTACTCCACCGCCGTCTCGGACGAGCACCTGTACTGGCCGTATGACGGCGAGTTCTGGCGCGACGAGCTCGGCACGTACACGTACACCCTCACGAAGGGGTGCCGCGACGTCGCCGCGCGCGAGGCGCGCTAG